In Malus sylvestris chromosome 2, drMalSylv7.2, whole genome shotgun sequence, the genomic stretch tttttacttctctcacaccccttgttaatttctgttctttgatcttttttaatttagccgaccccacttagtgggaaaaggctttgttgttgttgttgttgatcttttttaattcatccgatccgatggccgaaaattaaaaagatgtgagagaagtaaaaataggtgtgtggatatcacatcccaagAATGTATTCTCGCACCGCTAGGGGCTTCTCCAACCCAGATTGCAgtaggattttattttattttattttttgctcctTAGCCTTGCTTGAATTCTAGCATGAAATGTTTATTATCTTTGTCATTGGGTTTTTCTGCCTTGTTTTTCAAGGCCCTCTATGATCTTGTAGGAAATCTTGGATTCTAGTAGTCAACACATTAATTCCTTTTGGGTCTCAAGTGTTTCTTTATTGGATCAGCTTTTTACTCATgtggcttttagcccaatgaAACTTGTGAGTGATTTATATTAAACTTCATCGATCCtaactgtttattttttaatttgtactttatagattattttgacaaaatattcgTTAAATTGGAAATCTTTAAGGAATCTAATTGAGTTTAAAGAAATTGATAAACACTATATTCTAAGaaacattaaaattttcatCATGACAATCAAATGAGTAAATTGTTTCAAATTAAATTGATTTTTCGCAAGAATGATTTATGAATGAAGAGTTAAAATATGAACAGTTTGCATTGTTGAAATTCGATGTGTAGTGAGCCCTGCAGCTAGTccccatttttttagaaaatggaaaaaatgaGGAGCCCTTTGGGTAAAGGCTCTGACATTTacattgattttattttttttatttttttatggtgTATTGATTCTAGTTAACTCGGAGCTTTGGTTTctaaattaaatatttataagcattagTCATTGAACTTATCATAATGTGGAACGACGGATTCTGGGCATTGATAACTTACGTTCATTACTTTCCTCTTTAAACCATATATTTTGCTCAGAAGTTTTGACGATGTTACTTAGAAGGATAATTGCTCCACTAATCACAGTATTTCAAGGATCAAATCAATTGAGTCAAATTATGGTCCCTGCGCTAATATTCTAATTTGCTCATAATTAAAGATGAAACTAAGAGACAACAACGAGACAAAAGGAAACAAGAGTGAAAATCACTAACACTGTTTTTAGGCGAGGAAATTTAAGATTGTTAAAAAATTCCAAAAcgacaaaaaattgaaataatggaatttattttttagaatttgtgaatttcttgtttggttagcATAAAGAATGAAATTGAAATACATAATTTAAAGTGTGTAATGGTGGAGGCGATGGGAACAATGACAGTGGTCGTGATGGCCACAATGGTGATGGTGGGTGTTGGCAGTGGCTGTGGAGGAGGAGGCAACAAtatatggtggtggtggtggcagcTAGCTATGATTGTGATGATGGGTGGTGGTGGTCATGGTAGGTGTTGGTGACGTGGTGGTGGTGGCCACTCATGGTTGagtgtttttatattttgtttgtttttaaacTCAGGCACATGGAATATAGGAAAGGAAACATGAAACTTAGTAttcgtttggaagtgtttttaaaatcgttaaaagcgcttttagaaccaatcattagtaaaaatgcaagtgaagaATGAAAAAGCACGTAAAGTGCTTACTGCAATAAGCACATAACTGATGCTTTTGGAACATTAACACTTTCACCAAAAGAGTTTTCAATCGTTTTAAAACGAGTCCTTAAACTTGACAATTGATTCATTGAAGGTcttaaatttcaaacaaaaattatgcgtaattctaaatttttatgtttatgaatataaacaaaaagaatgctgcatgtcaatttataattctaatttttgttcaaattttaaatttatttcctttatcgaaacataaatccaaaaatttttattttgaaaacgTTTCCAAACGGGTTCTCAAGTAATTAATTTAAAGCGtatcatcaaatcatataaGTTTATTATAATCACCAAATCAAATCACTGATTCTTATTCCCGAAAAACTACACCAGGGTTTTTGAGTACTGATATCAACGGTTGGCAAGCGACGTGTCAGCAGAATACCACGACAACCGTCAATCACACGCCACAAACTTGCCACCACGAAATAAACAAACCCTCTTCCTCTTCCAATTCGcttcccccctctctctctcccaaaatttctcattctctctctctcctctgtaaAGATGAGCAAGGGACCTGGACTTTTCACCGACATCGGCAAAAAAGCCAAAGGTAAGCAATCgttctcactcactctctctctctctctgtctgcgATCTTTCTACTGTTTGTCGCTCTCTCGATTGCGCgtaatttgcatctaaaacgaTGCGTTTTGGCTTCTGTTGCAGATCTTCTGACCAAGGACTACAGCTCCGATCAGAAATTCACCGTCTCCACCTACAGCGATGCGGGAGTGGTACGCATgctctaatttaattaaaatatgtaCAGCTAATTAAGCAATCGAGAAATATAGTTTCGGATCGTGAATTAGGGTTCAAATCGGTGTTGTTTTGCTAGTGTTGATTGTTTTAGCTAGATTATAGTGCCAATCGCAAGCTTTTTTCGTCTAGTATTCGAAATTCAGAGTGAAGTATTTGAGAATTGAGTCATTTTTGTAGATTATAGTTTTTCTCTGTCCAAGTAAATCGGTTTATACGTTTTGTTTTATAAACTAGATTTTATATTTTGCGTTTTTCGGTGTGATGTAATCGTTCACTTAGGGCTCGTTTTGATAgccatttcgtttttatttttcggTTTTGAGCTAGAGATGGAGGGAAAGCGTATGGGCGAATGACAATGGAAAGAGGAAAGTGAGAGGTGGTGGGAGGGAGGAGGGGGTAGATAATGTGAAAACAAGAACTAGAAAGTTaaacaacttaaaaattgttttcggtttttggttctttgtttttgttttgtgtcgCCTTCTTTTCACATTTCTTTCACCTTTCTTTCTTCACATTCTTCATTCCCCCTTTTTCCCACACAATTTTCTTCTATCTATAGCagaaaaaagcaaaagtaaaaatcaaagacgaaatggttatcaaacgggcCCTTAGTAGTTTTTGAGGTTCGAATACTAAATTTTTGtcagaagatttttttttttgttttttttttctgctgtTGAGTGTTAAATGTTTCcttatctttgtttttcttgaaaaaatgAGAGACTGGGTTATCTAATTTTCATTGTTTCCGATATTTTAAGTACTTATCTATTGggatttttgtgaaaaaaaaaatcatttactcACATGACAGTTTCATTTGTTGTTTACCCCATTTCTCAATCTTCCTCCTATTCGTGTGTACATGTATATTGTGTTACTTTGCATTTTGTTCAATTTGAAGTTGTTACTCTGTATTTTATTTCTCCCTGTGCAGCTTTTTTCTTTGTCTCCTGTTATTATAGACTTAGACTTTTAAGTGCATGCATCTTATAATGACATAGGAAAAATCGCTTAGTAAAACCTTCAATACCTTTTTAATTAATAGAAAAAGTGAGCTCTGAAATACATGAAGGGAATATCTTGACTTATCAAACGATATGATTTCTGAAATTCCATCTCTTTCCTTCTTTAGTAAGCTGGAGTGAATATCTTATTTCTGAAATTCCAATCATTACGGTTACATTAACATATTTGAAATGGTGTTTATGTTGACTTAGTTTCATCATAATTTAATCTCACGTAATATCATACTGAAGCTTCAAAACTTGAGCTTAGAATTTGGGTATAGAATTAAAACAGTTGGCCCGGTTGATTAATGGATGAAAGTACAACAATTTTAAGAGTAAACCTTGAGATTTTGTATACTTTTCTGCACATGAACGATGTCCTAATATTTTTttccctgaaaaaaaaaagaaggggacACCTGAAATGTCATGTATTATCTATCATTTATAATTACCAGTTTGGCATTTATTATTTGAGTAGATGTTTATTGCTCAGAATTTCCATTTCCTGCTATGCTTTAAGATTCAAGCGGTTAAAAATTTAAGTGCTTTAGTAATAACCTTTTGAAGCTTTAAAAGCCTGTGTTAGAATGGATTTAGAAATCGATGGCTGGCTTCTGAGTATTCTCAAGTTGACTAATTCAAAATTTCCCCTTTATTGAGATCAACCTTGAGATTGTGGTAGTGTTGGTTTATTTGTGCCTCTTCCTGGAAGTTGTTGTGTGAGTTTATTCCTTTAACTGTTTAAGCGATAatataaattgttgtttttgttacaatatctttttttttctttttgggatCCTTTAGGCCCTCACCTCAACAGCAGTGAAGAAAGGAGGACTTTCCACTGGGGACATCTTGACACAATACAAGTACAAGAACACGGTGGTTGATGTCAAAGTTGATACAGAATCAAATGTGGGTTGCGTCTTTAGCTGTGAATATATTACAAACAATTCTCTTGTTCTTTTAAGCATGTGCagttttctctttgttttggcAGATCTCAACGACCTTCACGATCAATGAGATTGTCCCATCCACAAAAACTATAGCTTCATTCAAAGCCCCTGATTTCAACTCTGGCAAGGTATAAAATCTGGGATCTTTAGGATAGGCGATGTTTACATTTGAATTGTGCATTACTATCTGATGgacatttttcaattttattgtgCAGTTGGAGGTTCAATACTTCCATGACCATGCAACCTTCACTACAGCTGTTGCCTTGAGTCAATCCCCAGCCATTGATTTTTCAGCCACCATTGGAACCCCAACCATTGCATTTGGTGCAGAAGGGGGTTATGACACTACCTCGGGAAACTTTACAAAGTACACTGCTGGAATTAGTATCACAAAGCCCGATCAGTCTGCTTCAATAATTTTGTAAGCGTTTGTACCGTAACCTGTATTATGTACAATAGTTTAAACTCTGTTGTTGTAAGTATTAACCGTTTCTAATAtcagctttctctctctaacctcTCAGGGGCGACAAGGGAGACAGTATAAGAGCATCTTATGTGCATTATATGGATTTGTTGAAGAGGAGTGCTGCTGTGGGAGAGATCACAAGAAAGTTCTCCACAAACGAGAACACATTCACGGTGGGAGGACAATATGCTGTTGATATTTACACAATAGTGAAAGCTAAGCTCAACAATCACGGAAAGCTAGGAGCCCTCCTGCAGCATGAAGTCATACCGAAGTCGGTGCTGACAATATCTGGCGAGGTTGACACCAAGGCCTTGGACAAAAATCCCAGGTTTGGAGTGGCTATTGCCCTGAAGCCTTGATTCTTTGGTGTTAATGAATTCAATACCTGGTTCAATTTTTTGGCTGGCTCTTGATAGGAGCGCTTAATAATTAGTTCCACAGAAACAATTTTCTATCTTGCGATGATTGTGGATTGATCGTTTGAGGCTTGGGCCTCTAGCATGGTCTTCGTTTCTTCTTTTCCTCTATATTCTTTTGGTTTATAACCATAGGTCGCTAAGGCGTTGCACAATCTAGTCTCCTTGTATGGAGAACCATAGAATTTTGATTGATAGAAGATCTGCTTGCGTATATTGTTGTGCCAAGTGATATGCGATTGTTTGTTTGAATGAGTGCACCTTCTTAGAGTAGCTTCGATTGAGTTTATAAATGCGATGCAACGTTGATGTTGCTGACTATTATGTTGCCACAGTTatgatcagtttttttttttttttagcatatCTTATCTAACATGATTTTATAGTCTTCAATTGTAGTGGCATTAGCATGGTGTTTTGGTCGACGTAGTTAATTTTGTATTAGTGATTGAACTAGGAAATGTCCTAATCTTAATCCGTTAGCTTGTCTTCTATCAATCATCACATTTTTAGAGTTATAGCCTCCACAATGATGGACTCTAAAATGCACTCGAAGAGCACGGTTGTTTCGTAGCAATGATGCCTGACAAAGTTGCTTTGCAGCTTCACAACACCATATTTGGTACGTTGAAGGACTTGTTCGATTTCCCTACCAAACTCAAAAGCAAAAAGTTATGGTCCATCTATTTTAGCTGGGGGATTATGAATCCTTGAAACTTAGAAGAGACCCAGAATTTCACACATCTATTTTAGCCTAACCGAAACAATCAGTTTTGGTACATATCTATATCCATATATATATGGGGACAGATCCGAgttgtcattttcttttttacacAATATTTGACATACGTTTTTGTAGGATCCATtacgtaatgtatttcaaccaTCTAAACCACTAACTTTTaggtatttttaaaaaaatcatGTTTAAAAATCACTCACATTTGAAACCGTATGACCATTGGATTAAGGGTTAGGTTTCTTTGTAGAATTGTATTCGTCTATTTTTTTTACTACAAATGAACGTCTTAGTGGTTTTggattttctaattttttacaaggatgatctatgaatgatgttCTAAAAAAATAGATGGTTCGAGTCGTTAAAATCCATTACAGTGTAGAGAAGTACCAGAACGATCATAAGCTATCGACTTTTCACCTTGTCCGATTTGCAAAATACAAAGAACCCAACAAAACTGGAATGGGTATGGCTCGACATGGTCATACAGACAAGGACTTTAACACCATTCTCCATCAGACAAAAATTTTCAAAGGCTGAAAAACGTTGGCAACAATTCATCCGAAGACGCAAGATGAAGTGGAACCATGTTGAACCCGCCCTATCACCACACACGGACTATTAATCCAATTACTTAATAATACCAATCTCCGCTACAATGCCGAAGTAATATCGGACAAAGAAAAGTGAAGCGATTAGTGCGAGAAAAGCAAAGGCATACAAAACTTGGAGCTACCGAATTGTTGCAAAACTAATGAACCCAGAACATGCTCAAAGACATGCTGAAATTTCATTACAGTTGAAAGCAATAATCTGCTTCTTATGTCTTATAACGCATACATAGAACCACACACGATCCAAAAGACGACGCACGAAGAGCATATGCTCAAAAACTGAACCACAACCCTTATACAAATGATTCGGTATCTACATCAAGCATCAATACCTACACATATCCCGTGCCTGCCGGCACAAAGAGTTTAAATCGGGATAATGAGACCTCAACATCATACTAAAATGATAGCAATGACATACAAATGAGAACATCAACTTCACAATTTGGAGCTAAGGCAACTGTATATTTAGAGTAACAAACCAATTTTCCCAAAACCAGTCCTAATCGAACTAAACAATCTCGATCATCGCCAAAAGGAACATAGTCGCAGACCCTATTCAACTTAACAGGAATCCTAACGTTCATGTGGGCATAAACTTCATATCAAACAATCATAACAAATTATCAGCACAAGATATAATAAAACGAAAATCATTACCACAGATAACAAAATATAATGGCGTTGAAAAATGCAGCACAAAACCCATGTCCCAAATCCATCGAtgcataatcaaaataaaagcGCTTACAATAAAAGCTCATATGAAAGTTGCTACTTTCTCTACCAAAATCAGATACCCAACTGAAATCAGTCGACGTTCTGCATGATATCCTCGGCGGTGAACTTGGTACCCTTGTCCTTGTCTGCGGCGGCGCGGCCCTTGGCCTTGCGGTCGAGCAGAGACTTGCGGTCCTTGTCCAGCCTGAGCTTGGTGACGACCACCTTGGATGGGTTGATTCCGACGTTCACGGTGGAGCCATTGACCTTCTCGCGGGTGATTCGTTCGATGTGGATGACCCATTTGCGGCGGTAGACCTGGACGACCTTGCCCTCGCGGCCCTTGAAGGTCCCGCGGACCACCTGGACCTCGTCGTCCTTGCGCACCGGCATGGATCGGACGTTGTACTTGGAACGGAGGTCGGAGGAGAGAGGGGCGCTCATCAGCACGCGGCGCACGCTGGACGGCGCGGTGAAGTGAGCCTTGCGGTTCTTCCGCCGGGAGCTGGTGACGCGGGGATTGTACTTCATCTTTGCTCTCGCTCTCCTAGGGTTTCGGCTAGGGTTTTCTGGCTGCCTCAACTTTTATAAGGAGAAGCTGCGCCTGTAAACGGCGTCGTGCTAGTGTTTTATCCATCGGTAAATGGTCACACGATTTACTTGGGCTGCGGCGGCTTCTTTATTTGGGCTCAAAGAATACCAAAAGCCCACGTCGTTGGAATGAGAGCGCGTCCTCGTGAAGGATAAAATGAGTCGACCTTTTGGGTTTGAGTAGGTAAATGAGCAAGAAAAACCCTGTAATTAAAAGTTTGGTAAAACTCACTGTCCCGTATTGTTTAGTTGAATATGGCTCGGGTAGTCACACCACCATCTTTTCTCTATCTACCTTTATTGGCAGTGCAGCTCGATGGTTCTCTGCTGGGGTTCTTCTTTCTTTGCATGTTTCTGGCGCTGTTTTGTTGGGTTTCCATTGCttgctggtggtggtggttcgTGTTTTTTCTTGTTGTGTAAAGTGTCATGTTGGTAATAAAGTTTACCTTTgatgaccaaaacaaaaaactcacCATCCCTTATTCAATTATGAAAACTCAAAATCTAGTTGCAAACTCAACCATAGTCACATTCGCTAAGGGTTTGGGGTTTCATCATGACATGACATACCTTCTTTTTTTGTTGTATGACTTCTCCCCGGTTGGTTCTGCGACCGGTGGACATCCAATTCTCATTCACCTTGGATTCTTTCGACGTAGAAAAgtgttttctttgcttttcaCCTCTCTTCTTCCCATATGAAGCCCTTCTTGGTGATATGAGTTGGCTCTCAAGCGCTTGCCAAAAGACATTTCAATACCAGTCTTCTTGCAACTGGCCTTTGCATAGAGAGATTTTTTACTATGACAGGAACATGGGTGGTGCCTCACgagtttttatataaatagtaGGAAATTGTATTTTtgaagttattaactttttagcacacatattccACCACtgatataatgacacgtggtgcacCATCCCGTGTTTCAGTtgtactaaaaaatctctcattcgCATGGGCGCCCTAGCTTTTTCGTAAAGAGCTTCCTTTCCGCTTCTTTTTCCTCCATGAGCTCAGAAGGGTTAGATTCCATCTAtgcttaaattaaatttatatggaTTTCAATTGACCTTGGTTATGGATGGCTAAATGGTTTGACTTGGTACTTGGTTATATTAGTTTAGTTGGTTTTAAAGGGACTTTAACTTCTCTGCTTGCCCATGCAACTGAGCTCTAAGagatgggttttggttttggctcTTCTAAGTTGCTCAAACGTATCATCATTTTAAAGTCTCTAATAGGAGAAGATTTTCCCATGCAACTAAGATTTAGTTTTAGTGTCATCAATCGTCATTGTCTAATAAATATTTGTCACGTGTTTAAAAAATGTATTACCCGTCCAATAAATAATTGCCATGAGAAAATTTCTTGAATAACATACCTATTCACACCCCAACCCATTTGGCCAATCGTAGAGACATGTTTAGGCCGAAAGTGGTTTTGGCCCCAAATACTTTTTAGTGAAAGTTAGTCTTAAGTTATGTGAATAACCTCAATAAATCTATATTGGTGTTTGGGCCTGAAATCCTGGGTTTGGGCCGAGTTGGTTAACAGTCTAGAAAGGAGGTTGAGTCTGGGCCCAATAATGTATTGTTGGTGGCATGACCGAGTCCTAGATGAAGTAGGATTGTTCAAGGATCAGATTAGTTTCAGCTACATCTTCCCACTCAGCGATGTTCCGTTCGGCAACAACTCGCTCGACAGGGGTTCCTTTGGTGATCGGGGTTTTAGCAGCATTCCTTTTTCTCGGCAGtggatgatttgttttctcgaAGGTCATGGTCAACTTCTTTTGCAGGCGAGGTCGATTGAGCATCCTGACTTTTTGAAACGTTAGTAACCACGTTACGACCCATGTTTGCCAGCATCTTTAGCCATTTTGGCATTTGTTTGGTTAATTCGATGCTAGGGTTTTTGGTCGCTCCAGCGATGTGTCGtgaggcattttttttttgtggtaatAGGCTTGGAGACTACCACTGTTGCTTAAGCCTCATTGATTTATTTTCTCGTCTTTGCAGCCGTGGTTGGTAAAGGTTTGACTGAGGTATTGCCAGTTGCCGAAAGAGTAATGGGCCTCTTTCTCTTCGCAATTGGTCTTCTTAGCTACCGAAGCTTTTACCTTAGTGTTCTTTTTTTGGCGACGACTTGTCATGAGTTGAAGAATTAGATTAATCATAAGGAGACGTAGTAAAATTGCTTACTTAGTGCTTGTACTAAGGAATGATTCGCGATTCCCATATAGTAATAGCAATGCGGCTAAAGTGATGCTAAGCGCACagacagagaaaaaaaaagattgaaagTCACACAAAGATAACCATCCAAGGATACAATATAGACTCCAAAAGGGCAATTGGTAAGATTCGGCTAaagttggtggtggtggtggcagcgAGGGTAATAAGAAGAAAAACAGCTGGGCTGGATGGACAATCCAACATACACTGTATGTAAGGCTTATAAAAGAAGATATattttagtgtgtgtgtgtatatacattGATATTTGGACTTACTTTCTTTGGGTTTCGGGGCGAATATGTCTCTGATCAGCCAATCTTTAAAAATTTTGACTGGCATTTCCTCAGCATCAGCGCCGAACAATTCATTAGTGTATTTCTActaccacaacaacaacaacaacaacaacaaagccttttcccactaagtggggtcggctatatgaatcctggaacgccattgcgctcggttttgtgtcatgtcctccgttagatctaagtactctaagtcttttcttagagtctcttccaaagttttcctaggtcttcctctaccccttcggccctgaacctctgtcccgtagtcacatcttcgaaccggagcatcagtcggccttctttgcacatgtccaaatcaccggagccgattttctcttatctttcctacaatttcggctactcctactttacctcggatatcctcattcccaatcttatcctttctcgtgtgcccacacatcccacgaagcatcctcatctctgctacacccattttgtgtacgtgttgatgcttcaccacccaacattctgtgccatacaacatcgctggccttattgccgtcctataaaattttcccttgagcttcagtggcctacgacggtcacacaacatgccggatgcactctttccatccagctcgtattctatggttgagatctccatctaattcgccgttctcttgcaagatagatcctaggtagcgaaaacggtcgctttttgtgatcttcgctagattgctccggtcattagtgtggataagtatataaatggatagagataggaaagcaaacacaagatgtacgtggttcacccagattggctacgtccacggaatagaagagttctcattaattgtgaagggtttacacaagtacataggttcaagctctcctttagtgagtacaagtgaatgatttagtacaaatgacattaggaaatattgtgggagaatgatctcgtaatcacgaaacttctaagtatcggagtgtggtgtcgtcttgacttgccttatctgtctcataggtagatgttgcatcttctctggaagtactcttcctccatccaggggtggtatctttaactggtggagatgcacaaggtaatgtatcaatttcacttgaagcttacttgtagtttcaggcttggtcaagcgcgatacaaaccatgtagtaggagtcccccaagtcgccgagctagggggtctgctgaaagaggtgacagacaaggtaagcaatcagagctccgactgattgttcaccttctccccatcttgcagcagcatgaaggataaagagaagaaaaatgagaagagatgatatgagatacttttgcttttgaagaagtaactttccacaggcttattcttgaactgagctggaaggttttctggtttcctccagagtataaggccaactgaagaatttgagggtcaaaacaagtccatcaaatctagagtacgttccaccctgctgatatgggatacttttgcttttgacagagtaatggatgtatcggcacgtgtgctgttacgcttgtctccacatgcttccttgtatccttcgcacttgccctatctgttcctcaagcagatgcggaatctttcctggaaacataagatgttgaagatgagtactcgagagcaatgtcaggtaagtaatcaggtaaggggttccaggcagtcagttcctggctggaagcttgattccaagtgctgactgattgctctctttctccttgtcttgcaggtaaaaacaaggccaaaagaaaagacagggaaaaagcatgatatgggatactcttgcttttaaccctgatgatatgagatattcttgctctagtatagcttgtttgcagaggtattatcggggggaaagaaagctgaatatttcgaaaggcttcgttgggagtgccctctcagatatgatgaagggttgagcatttttgcaggtctgcctgtccgttggggatggaggtcgacatatataggagtctccctaacaacaagtagtaatgctattcctttaccctgcttggtcatagcacggtagtgggagctgccagtttcacatgttttaactatgtcagagcactttgaaaaagtggtctgtggtatctggctctcgagattcggagaacgatgcctcttcgatttttgagaaagcaatcatgctgggggtctgactctcgagattcggagagcagtgtctcttcgatttttgaggaagtaatcatgttgggagtctggctctcgagattcggatggcggtgcctcttcgattttggagcaagcaatcttgttgggagtgttgtctcgaatgtgagtaaaggttgggcatgtttgctagtctaccttgccacgaagcacaaaggttgacacacagggacttcccaattatccagcaatggtactgttcctttaccctctcttcgattttgagaaagtagtcatgttgggagtctggctcttgagattcggaggacggtgcctcttcgattttggagcaagcaatcttgttgggagtgttttctcgaatgtgagtaaaggttgggcatgtttgctagtctaccttgccacgaagcacataggttgacacacagggactttccaattatccagcagtggtactgttcctttacccttgtgggtaataatatggtagctagaccttcaaaatttatgtgtctaaactttgttagtgctgtttctttgctattcttttacctttcttggtcagagcgatgtagtgggagctgcaagcttcacgtgctcaactttggcagagaactttggcaaagttatatgtggtacccatgagctattgttgcgtgtgggaagtgggtgattgaacagtaaaattcatgtgctttctacttcaccagaagtcttcgacagaatgcccataattctgcaaagctgagtgtgcgtgtgacaggtgctgacaaggctagaaaagtaggtgcctcttcgatttctgagatcggccctcgtggtctctgagcagcccagcttttgagaaagcgagcgcctcttcgattgattcggagaacgatgcc encodes the following:
- the LOC126604857 gene encoding mitochondrial outer membrane protein porin 2-like, with amino-acid sequence MSKGPGLFTDIGKKAKDLLTKDYSSDQKFTVSTYSDAGVALTSTAVKKGGLSTGDILTQYKYKNTVVDVKVDTESNISTTFTINEIVPSTKTIASFKAPDFNSGKLEVQYFHDHATFTTAVALSQSPAIDFSATIGTPTIAFGAEGGYDTTSGNFTKYTAGISITKPDQSASIILGDKGDSIRASYVHYMDLLKRSAAVGEITRKFSTNENTFTVGGQYAVDIYTIVKAKLNNHGKLGALLQHEVIPKSVLTISGEVDTKALDKNPRFGVAIALKP
- the LOC126604868 gene encoding 60S ribosomal protein L26-1-like yields the protein MKYNPRVTSSRRKNRKAHFTAPSSVRRVLMSAPLSSDLRSKYNVRSMPVRKDDEVQVVRGTFKGREGKVVQVYRRKWVIHIERITREKVNGSTVNVGINPSKVVVTKLRLDKDRKSLLDRKAKGRAAADKDKGTKFTAEDIMQNVD